Below is a window of Electrophorus electricus isolate fEleEle1 chromosome 1, fEleEle1.pri, whole genome shotgun sequence DNA.
TCAGTTGCGAATATTTCAGCAGCGTTAACGTTAAACAGCCCTGTCAGTTGCGATTATTTCAGCAGCGTTAACGTTAAACAGCCCGTCAGTTGCGAATATTTCAGCAGCGTTAACGTTAAATAGCCCGTCAGTTGCGATTATTTCAGCAGCGTTAACGTTAAACAGCCCTCAGTTGCGATTATTTCAGCAGCGTTAACGTTAAACAGCCCGTCAGTTGCGATTATTTCAGCAGCGTTAACGTTACACAGCCCGTCAGTTGCGATTATTTCAGTAGCGTTAACGTTAAACAGCCGTCAGTTGCGATTATTTCAGCAGCGTTAACGTTAAACAGCCCGTCAGTTGCGAATATTTCAGCAGCGTTAACGTTAAACAGCCCGTCAGTTGCAAATATTTCAGCAGCGTTAACGTTACACAGCCCGTCAGTTGCGATTATTTCAGCAGCGTTAAACAGCCCGTCAGTaatcattcacatttacagaaaagcagctctcacacacactagtttGGACGGGAACACTAGCGAAACGAGGCCGGATGTCCCGCCCCTTCCTTAAACTTCATACATTTCATCCAATCGCTGTTTGGCTCGTGTCGTCAGTCAAACTAGCGGACCAATGACGAGCTCCCGGGGGCGGGTCCAAAGACTCCAGCCCACATCGCCTAACCGCACAGGGCCCAGTCTGTAGGCGCGCGGAGCACCAGTATGCCCAGTCTGCGCTCCCACAGCACGCGCGCGTGTCCTCACCCGTCGTCGATCGCGTGCTCCTCGTTCTCGCAGTCGCTGCAGTGCGCGTGTTCCTCGTCCACCTCCACGCGCCGCTCCGGCTTCGCTGCTGTCTCATTCTCGTCCGCCATGTTGAACCAGGAAGTGAGGAACCCCCACGCCCCCCGTTCCTATTGGTGGACTCGCCCAAAGCCTTGTGGGGGATGTAGTTCTCTTGTCATCAACGCGACGGCTCACGGTCACTTGGATTTAAGATAGTCGCTGTACAAACGCGTCTTTACAAACGTAAAATAGCGTCCAACGTGTCAAATTTTAGGGATTTTAATTATCCCTATAATCCCTAAAattattagcattattttattgtgtttttaaataaccGTCGTTCGCTCGGTGACCAAAAGATGGCGCCGAAGTCGTGAGCGGTAGGTGAGACTTTAGCACGCACCCTGACACGAGACACGTCTCAGCACAGAGACATGAGCAGGTTATACAGCCAGTTTATCAAATGGACACTTCTCAAACTACATAGTTTCAAAATAGATCCTTAAAGTACaagtcaaaatgttttcttttgcttgtaTGACCCACTCAATACTACAGAAAATACAAACACCAGCATGTTATAAGCACACAGAAAATCTGACGCAGACCCTAAACGGTAATCTGCACTGggatttttaataaatcaataaaacattcGTTTCAAAACTAATGTCATTTTTGCAAAACATGTCAATGTCAACCATATGTATTAGTTTTTAAcataaaaagtataaaacatataaaacatactTGTTATACaataattaataacattaatgtttttagCTGTGTAAATACAGTGGTGAAAACAAATGATGACCTATGTTTATGTAGTTCACTGGCAGCAGTTGTTCTTCAGCATGTATTTTAGACTACGATCCTGTTTCAATCTCAGTTCGATCCCATTACGGCTCTTCAGGTTCTCACTGTGCGCAACAGTTCTACCTTCCCTTACAAATATCACTTGTGTCTAACACCTCCCACACATACAAGCAGAACTTCAAACCTGCAGGCACCTCAGACCTACTGTTAGTTAGACTGTAGGATATGAGGAGCTCAACATGATCAGTAATTAATCAAGTAAAGAAACTAACCAGCAACTAAAATGCAGCACTGTACTTTTAATCAAACACCTTTAAAAATTCTACACTTTTTTGCTTTAACTTCTACTCATCCAGATTCACTGCAttatctgtaaataaatcagTGTGCCGTTTTAGTGTCAAACGTCTGCTTTTAGCACATTTCATTTGGAGCGATTTTATTGTCGGTGTAACAGAGTCACACTACAGTTACATCGGACAGGCAGCACATATTATGCCATGAAGATGAGCAGATTAATGGGTTACtgtgtatactgtgtattaTACTCTGGTAAACCACCATTGTACAGTAATTCTATTTATATAATTCTATTCATTTCACCTTTTAATGTCAGAATGATCTGCAATGCATTTCTTCAAATAGTCaccatgtctttttttcctgttaacAGCTACATCTCACCTTTAGAATCACTTAAACCAGTAGTACACAATTTTTTCCAACAATGGAATACCAGTTCAgcttcaaacaaaacaaattaaagagGCACTTACATCAAAATCTACGATGGCACCTAACGATTATTTAAATATCAGTTAAATTAGAAGTattaaattacaataaacacTGGATTTTAAAACCTCTGTCTAAAACTTGTTAAATGTCAGATTTCAACAGACCACATGACCACTTGCTCCTATGGAAACAGTAAGAGATCCAGAGTCTTGACCACTTGTATCTCTGTTCTATAGTGTTGCAACGGAGAGCCCGTGTCTGCGCCTGCACCCAGCCTGCGAGCTCTCTGTGGCATGGCGCGCACACGACAGCGTGATCGGAGACCAGGATTCCAAGGGCTCAGCACGGAGAGGTCAGGCGTTAGTCAGGCGCTCAGACACCGTTTTGATGGGGATTCCTCGCCGTGCGACTTTCACATGGACAAAGAGGCTGGCAGGGGAGAGGCTGGAGCCGTCTGCGTTTAGCAAGTGCACGTGGCGGTAACCTGTGGGACAGGGCCCAGCCAAACACAGCACGTTTACATTAAAAACCAAACCAGAAAGAAGCATGAGGGCAAGAAACTGgggttcacatacacacacaacatgagCACATGCTGAGAAAAGGGACGTTTTTATAAAAGTGGAACTTTTTTGTGAATGACTTAAAAAGTCTCAAGAGATCAGACACAGAAGCTTGCCATTATTCTCTCCAAACACATAATCAAAAGTTCAGTCACACATTCAAACGCAAcagacaaaacatacaaactttcacacgcacgcatgcccacacatgtgtgcacgtgcatacgcactcacatacacacacgcactcgcacaagcacacacacacacacacacacacacacacatgcatacaccccACCTGTGCGCAGGCTTGTAAACGGAATAGTGAACTGGCCAACAAAGTCGTTCTTGCTCGTGTGGTCGTGGTCTTCCACCATAAAGCGCACAAGAGCCAGTTCAGGAACCTGAACCTGGAAGCTCAATGTGCTGTCCCAGCGTGGGTTAAAGCCTGCAGTaacctcacacacgcacacacacgcgcacacaaacgcacgcacacgcgcacacacgcacacacacacacgcacacgaacgcacgcacacacacacacgcacacacacacactattgagTTACAGTACTGAAGATAAGATGCATTTCCAGTTTAAATTaagatgtgaatgtgtgagcTGCACGATACATAATTTGTAAATTGCAATTGCAATATTGGCCTTCACGTTACAGATATCACAAAATACTTCAGACCAGTGAGTGTCCAGTTGGGTGTCTGTTGAATCAGCACATTACCACCATCCAGCAAATATggattaaaaattatttgtccTTATTGTGCAACCATACTGTACAGGAGCAACTCTGAATCAATAAAGTTCCAAATTTAatcctgaccctgaccctgaccctgaccctaaccctgaccctaaaattaatcctaatcctaatcctaatcctaatcctcaccatgaccctgaccctaaccctaatcctaatcctaattctaatcctaatcctaatcctaatcctaatcctaatcctgaccctgaccctaaccctaaccctaaccctaatcctaatcctaatcctaaccctaaccataaccctgaccctaaccataaccataatcttaaccctgaccctaatcctgaccctaaccctaacgctgaAAATaaccataatcctaaccctgacacTAATATTGACCATgaccctaatcctgacccttactctaatcctaatcctaaccctaaccctgaccctgaccctgatctTGACCCAGTGCATGTGAATGGCCAAATGCACAGGTCCATCCTGAGGCATGTTAAGGTCAGAGGTCGGCCGTACCATTGTTGTTGATTCGGTGGGTTTTGGCGCGTGCTTTATCAATGGCCACTCCATGGACCTCTACCCAGACCTGCGGGTCCACAATGGAGCTGGACTTGTTCGTGTTTATCTTGGGCAACTGCTGGGCAGAGATTACCTGCAGAACAGAGAAACGGCCTTCAGGACACCTGACCTTGAAGAGTGATCAATAACACCAGAGAGAATGAAGAGTGTAGGCCACAAAAATCACCAGCTATGGCAAGAGATTGACAGCGACAGAAGAGGagggcagagatggagagagggagggagagagagggagggagagagggggagagagagagagggagagagagggagggagagagagagggagggagagagggggagggagagagagggagagagagagagggagagagagggagggagagagggggagggagagagagggagagagagagagggagagagagggagggagagagggggagggagagagagggagagagagggagggagagagagagggagagggagggagagagggggagagagagggagggagagagagggagggagagagagggagggaggcagttcaagttcaaagttcaaagaggttttaaaGGTATGAACCTTTATGGTGAGCTGAGTAGGGACATGTCCTGGTCCTCCCCCTGTGCTCTCAGGGTTAAAGTGGGAATTGTGCTGGCACAGGAAGTCCGGTTTCAGCACGTATCCGCAGCGGCCGTTAGGCAGGAACCGGCCCCGGTTCAGATCCATCTGTTCTCCTGGCGTCTGGAAGTTCAAGGCCACTGGGAAGTATAGGGAAGGAGAAGGacaaacatcacacaaatgGTTCTCTTCTCCATGTGAGGGAATGTGAACTTAACGGAGCACtctaaaaataactaaacactGGGGACCCATGGAGGATGAGGGCACCCCGGCTGGAGGAACTCACCCATCTGACAGCCTCCGTTCCACATGTCCTGGGGGTCGTAGTTAGAGGACTGAAGTCTCTGGCCTGATGGGTAAATCCGGCTCAGGTGACTACTGTTAAATCTCACAAAGAGCTTTCCTATAgggtgtgaaacacacacacacaagtgttcTTGTATTCTCTCAAAGATTATTGTCAAACACACAATGACACGTCTGACAACATGAATCGAGGACTTTAAAAAATACGCACAAATTCCCCACAATCCTCAAACCTGTGTGAGGTGTAATgactgtgtgtgacagagaggcagtgtgCAGCAGAAAGGGTGTCTCACCCGAGTCTCACCCGAGTCTCACCCGAGTCTCACCTGAGTCTTTGATGTGTCTGAGCGCTTCGCTTTCAGAGAAGGAGGACATGTGGGTGACGGGGGTCTTACTTGCCGCGTCGAAGCCGTGAAAGGGAACACTACAACAGTAAATGATCAGATCTGACAGCTCTGGACTCAGCTTACGAGAGGGAACTGTCtggaaattacacacacacacacacgcacgcacgcacacacacacacacacaaacatacacgcacacacacacacacacacatatgcgtgcgcgcgcacacacacacacacacacaaatatgggTTTTGGAAAATTGCatacaattccaaacaaactttacACAAACAGCTTCCTAAAAGCTCAGGTAGGACTCACCTTCCCAGAATCCTTCTTATTGAGGCTCTTGTTCCCGCAGCCTGTCTCTTCATCCGAGCTGGACGAAAAGCTGGCAGTGCTGTTAGTGTTTCCCAACTGACCAATCAGCTTCTTCCCCTTCACTAGGATCCGCCCCTTTAGGTCCTGCAGAGGGAAGGGTGTGGTTTGAGGGCGGGCCGTAGCGGGCTCTGATTGGTTAGCACAGTGGAGATGATGTAACATCCTGTGACTCCTAGTACTGGTACAACCCTCACAGAGACAGATAATCCACCCTGACTCAGACAATTTGAGATTGAGACTGAGACTGACATTGAGATTGAcactgagactgagactgagatGGAGATTGAGACTGAGATTAAGACTGAGACTGACATTGAGATTGAGACTGAAACTGAGACTAAGAttgagactgagactgagattgacactgagactgagactgagatGGAGATTGAGATTGAGCTGTTACATCTGTAACTGTCCACTGTCATTGGAGATACAGTGAGCTAAAGATACTGATGTCTCGTCCACTGGTACAATTCTCCTCCACAAAGAATACACCTGAATATCATTAACAAAACCCTTGTTtgagggggtgagagggggTGAGAAGAGGTGAGGGGGGTGGGAGGAGGTgatgggtggagggggggagagggggtgagaggaggtgagggggagTAAGAGGGGGTGATGGGGgtgagagggggtgagagggagTGACCTCAGGTGAAGGCAGCAGGGTGGCCGGATGGTCACTAAGAGGCTGTGTGAGGAGGGCGGAGCCCAGGATGGAACGTAGGTGGTGAGCCATGACATTCTGTTGCTCCACAGAACAGTGGTTctccagagagaggatgaggggatAGGGAgagacctgcagagagagagaggggggggggggagagagagagggagggagagggatagagagagagagagggagagagggagaggggtagagagagagagagagagagggagaggggtagagagagagagagagagagagagagagagaaggagagagagaattaaaagcAGTAAGGAACTGCAGGCTGAAATTAGAAGGAGTCTGTAGTCTTGCTGTGTTAACGGGACGCGTCGCTACCTTGAAGGCGTACTGGCCAATGGTCTCGATAACCTCTTTAAACGGAACCTTAGAGGTGAGCGTTCGTCCGTGGTAGATCACAGGTTCTCCCCTGTCGCCATCCCAGCAATCCAGCTCCACACAGCGACAGCCCTGGTTCAGAGccctgagcacacacacacacacacatgtgctcacacatgTATCAAGGCGACTGATAAATTTCACATCTGTATTAGTGTTTGTATCTGACTGGGTCCTGCCATACAGTTCCACTGTAAACGTGGTACTCAGTTTGACAGgtgttttgtgcatgtgagttcatgtatgtgtgtgtctgtgtgtgtgtgtgtatatatgtacgtgtgtgagtgtgtttttgtgtgtgtgtgagtgtgtgtgtgtgtatatgtgtgtgtgtatgagtgtgtgtgtgtgtgtgtgtgtgtgagtgtgtgtgtgtgtgtatatgtgtgtgtgtgtatatgtgtgtgtatgtgtgtgtgtgtgtgtgtgtatgtgtgtgtgtgtttgcgtgcgtgtgtgtgtgtgtttgtgtgtgtgtgtgtgtgcatatgtgtgtgtgtgtgtgtgcatatgtgtgtgtgtgtgtgtgtgtatgtgtatatgtgtgtgtgtgagtgtgtttgtgtgtgtgtgtgtgtatgtgtatatgtgtgtgtgagtgtgtttgtgtgtgtgtgtgtgtgtgtatgtgcatatgtgtgtgtgtgtgtgtgtgtgtgcatatgtgtgtgtgtgtgtgtgtgtgtatgtgtgtatatgtgtgtgtgtgagtgtgtttgtgtgtgtgtgtgtgtgtgtgtatgtgtgtgtgtgtgtgtgtgtatgtgtgtatatgtgtgtgtgtgagtgtgtttgtgtgtgtgtgtgtgtgtgcatatgtgtgtgtgtgtgtgtgtatgtgtatatgtgtgtgtgtgtgtgtgtgtgtgtgtatgtgtatatgtgtgtgtgagtgtgtttgtgtgtgtgtgtgtgtgtatatgtgtgtgtgagtgtgtttgtgtgtgtgtatgtgtgtgtgtatgtgtatgtgtgtgtgtgtatgtgtgtgtatgtgtatgtgtgtgtgtgtgtgtgtgtatgtgtgtgtgtgtgtgtgtgtgtgtgtgtgtgtgtgtgtgtatgtgtatgtgtgtgtgtgtatgtgtgtgtgtatgtgtgtgtgtgtgtgtgtgtgtgtgtgtgtgtgtgtgtatatgtgtgtgtgagtgtgtttgtgtgtgtgtgtgtgtgtgtatatgtgtgtgtgagtgtgtttgtgtgtgtgtatgtgtgtgtgtatgtgtatgtgtgtgtgtgtatgtgtgtgtatgtgtatgtgtgtgtgtgtgtgtgtgtatgtgtgtgtgtgtgtgtgtgtgtgtgtatgtgtatatgtgtgtgtgagtgtgtttgtgtgtgtgtgtgtgtgtatatgtgtgtgtgagtgtgtttgtgtgtgtgtatgtgtgtgtgtatgtgtatgtgtgtgtgtgtatgtgtgtgtatgtgtatgtgtgtgtgtgtgtgtgtatgtgtgtgtgtgtgtgtgtgtgtgtgtgtgtgtgtgtatgtgtatgtgtgtatgtgtatgtgtgtgtgtgtgtgtgtgtatgtgtgtgtgtgtgtgtgtgtgtgtgtgtgtgtgtgtgtgtatgtgtatgtgtgtgtgtgtatgtgtgtgtgtatgtgtgtgtgtgtgtgtgtgtgtgtgtgtgtgtgtgtgtgtgtgtgtgtgtaccttatataaggctctgtgctgctctcGCTGGTCACCTGGTCTTTAGTGAGGTAGGTGTtgtgagaggaggagatgtAGTACTGGGTCAGAGGTCGGCTCATGTCCTGGTGCACATGCGTGTGATCGGGGTTAAACACGTCATTCTCGTGGGACAGCATGTACATGGTGAAGCCGTTCTGAGTCATGAACAGGTTCTTCTGGGCTAGGGGACGAGGAAGTGTCAGAATTCTGGACAAGGCCTCAAACACACCAGCTACAACAGGCAGATGCTTCTCCTTTCCCAGAAATCCCCTGGTAGGTGTCCAGGTTCCACAGTCCCTGTATTTGCAGAATATTCCCACCACTATAGTTTGGATATGATGACTGACACTGCCTGTACATCTTAGttcatacatatgtgtgtgtgtgtgtgtgtgtgtgtgtgtatgtctgtgtatgcacACCCACCCCAGTCATTGAGTTCATAAGTGAGGATCAGTTTCTTAGCGTGGTTCAGAGACGCGTCCTCCCCCTGGTCCCCCAGGAAGTCCCTGAGTTCCAGGGTGGACAGCACACAGCTGTTACTGGAGTAATGACGGAAGACAGCGTCCAGCTCGGGCCGGCGCATCAGCTCCCGACAGAACTCCTCAATCTCCACGTGGTCCAGACGATTGTCACACGAGCGGTCACACTTCTGcatgatggagaggagagagagagaggcctcaATTACTCCCTAACCCTAGAGATTAAAgctctttaaaacacacacacaaaacatgtctATATGAAAATGGTTCAGGACAGCTGCAAGAAAGAATGTTAGTGACCAGATGAACTCTAACAAGATCTGATACTACAGGTT
It encodes the following:
- the plcd3a gene encoding 1-phosphatidylinositol 4,5-bisphosphate phosphodiesterase delta-3-A isoform X3, with protein sequence MLGRRKNAPFRHSEPRTDGTKSADPLRRLVCVTEVECVRVGCQSECLRRLVRSIPEDLCFTLVFRGGRKSLDLCCSSREEAQCWVRGIRMLKDRIANMSQKDKLDHWIRGYLRRADLNQDGKMSYDEVKHLLHMINIDLNEQYAYSLFKKCDRSCDNRLDHVEIEEFCRELMRRPELDAVFRHYSSNSCVLSTLELRDFLGDQGEDASLNHAKKLILTYELNDWAQKNLFMTQNGFTMYMLSHENDVFNPDHTHVHQDMSRPLTQYYISSSHNTYLTKDQVTSESSTEPYIRALNQGCRCVELDCWDGDRGEPVIYHGRTLTSKVPFKEVIETIGQYAFKVSPYPLILSLENHCSVEQQNVMAHHLRSILGSALLTQPLSDHPATLLPSPEDLKGRILVKGKKLIGQLGNTNSTASFSSSSDEETGCGNKSLNKKDSGKTVPSRKLSPELSDLIIYCCSVPFHGFDAASKTPVTHMSSFSESEALRHIKDSGKLFVRFNSSHLSRIYPSGQRLQSSNYDPQDMWNGGCQMVALNFQTPGEQMDLNRGRFLPNGRCGYVLKPDFLCQHNSHFNPESTGGGPGHVPTQLTIKVISAQQLPKINTNKSSSIVDPQVWVEVHGVAIDKARAKTHRINNNGFNPRWDSTLSFQVQVPELALVRFMVEDHDHTSKNDFVGQFTIPFTSLRTGYRHVHLLNADGSSLSPASLFVHVKVARRGIPIKTVSERLTNA
- the plcd3a gene encoding 1-phosphatidylinositol 4,5-bisphosphate phosphodiesterase delta-3-A isoform X1, which gives rise to MLGRRKNAPFRHSEPRTDGTKSADPLRRLGLLDDEDVCVMLQGTRMVKVRSQRWQKHRCLRLLDDCVTVWCESSKSSSKARSRQTFCVTEVECVRVGCQSECLRRLVRSIPEDLCFTLVFRGGRKSLDLCCSSREEAQCWVRGIRMLKDRIANMSQKDKLDHWIRGYLRRADLNQDGKMSYDEVKHLLHMINIDLNEQYAYSLFKKCDRSCDNRLDHVEIEEFCRELMRRPELDAVFRHYSSNSCVLSTLELRDFLGDQGEDASLNHAKKLILTYELNDWAQKNLFMTQNGFTMYMLSHENDVFNPDHTHVHQDMSRPLTQYYISSSHNTYLTKDQVTSESSTEPYIRALNQGCRCVELDCWDGDRGEPVIYHGRTLTSKVPFKEVIETIGQYAFKVSPYPLILSLENHCSVEQQNVMAHHLRSILGSALLTQPLSDHPATLLPSPEDLKGRILVKGKKLIGQLGNTNSTASFSSSSDEETGCGNKSLNKKDSGKTVPSRKLSPELSDLIIYCCSVPFHGFDAASKTPVTHMSSFSESEALRHIKDSGKLFVRFNSSHLSRIYPSGQRLQSSNYDPQDMWNGGCQMVALNFQTPGEQMDLNRGRFLPNGRCGYVLKPDFLCQHNSHFNPESTGGGPGHVPTQLTIKVISAQQLPKINTNKSSSIVDPQVWVEVHGVAIDKARAKTHRINNNGFNPRWDSTLSFQVQVPELALVRFMVEDHDHTSKNDFVGQFTIPFTSLRTGYRHVHLLNADGSSLSPASLFVHVKVARRGIPIKTVSERLTNA
- the plcd3a gene encoding 1-phosphatidylinositol 4,5-bisphosphate phosphodiesterase delta-3-A isoform X2, with the protein product MLQGTRMVKVRSQRWQKHRCLRLLDDCVTVWCESSKSSSKARSRQTFCVTEVECVRVGCQSECLRRLVRSIPEDLCFTLVFRGGRKSLDLCCSSREEAQCWVRGIRMLKDRIANMSQKDKLDHWIRGYLRRADLNQDGKMSYDEVKHLLHMINIDLNEQYAYSLFKKCDRSCDNRLDHVEIEEFCRELMRRPELDAVFRHYSSNSCVLSTLELRDFLGDQGEDASLNHAKKLILTYELNDWAQKNLFMTQNGFTMYMLSHENDVFNPDHTHVHQDMSRPLTQYYISSSHNTYLTKDQVTSESSTEPYIRALNQGCRCVELDCWDGDRGEPVIYHGRTLTSKVPFKEVIETIGQYAFKVSPYPLILSLENHCSVEQQNVMAHHLRSILGSALLTQPLSDHPATLLPSPEDLKGRILVKGKKLIGQLGNTNSTASFSSSSDEETGCGNKSLNKKDSGKTVPSRKLSPELSDLIIYCCSVPFHGFDAASKTPVTHMSSFSESEALRHIKDSGKLFVRFNSSHLSRIYPSGQRLQSSNYDPQDMWNGGCQMVALNFQTPGEQMDLNRGRFLPNGRCGYVLKPDFLCQHNSHFNPESTGGGPGHVPTQLTIKVISAQQLPKINTNKSSSIVDPQVWVEVHGVAIDKARAKTHRINNNGFNPRWDSTLSFQVQVPELALVRFMVEDHDHTSKNDFVGQFTIPFTSLRTGYRHVHLLNADGSSLSPASLFVHVKVARRGIPIKTVSERLTNA